In the Insulibacter thermoxylanivorax genome, one interval contains:
- a CDS encoding prepilin peptidase, translating to MIPVTIGLFFLGLLFGSFFNVVGIRLPAGQSVVSPPSSCPSCGRRLSAKDLIPVVSWLFQRGRCRTCGEPISPLYLLGELATGIGYAALPHLIQDLPELLFAYVFISVMIIITISDLRYQIIPNKIIYPMIVLTLIYRILYHPLPMWEYLSGFAIGGGMLLLVSVIGRWMGKPNAMGGGDVKLMAWIGLAGGLQMILLCIFLSSLIGFLVGVILLWSRKLASTAIPFGPFIAIGACVSLMLHETIFTWYLGLFI from the coding sequence TTGATTCCCGTCACGATCGGTCTATTCTTCCTCGGTTTGCTGTTCGGCTCATTCTTCAACGTAGTAGGAATCCGTCTGCCGGCAGGGCAATCCGTGGTGAGCCCGCCCTCATCCTGTCCATCCTGCGGCAGACGGCTTTCGGCGAAGGATCTCATCCCTGTGGTCAGCTGGCTGTTCCAGCGGGGGCGCTGCAGAACCTGCGGCGAGCCGATCTCACCGCTGTATCTGCTCGGAGAACTGGCAACAGGGATCGGATATGCGGCACTGCCCCATCTGATCCAGGACTTGCCGGAATTGCTGTTTGCTTATGTATTCATCTCGGTGATGATCATCATCACGATCAGCGATCTGAGATACCAGATCATCCCGAATAAGATCATCTATCCGATGATCGTGCTGACGCTGATCTACCGTATCTTGTATCATCCTTTGCCGATGTGGGAGTACTTGTCCGGATTTGCCATTGGGGGCGGCATGCTGCTCCTCGTATCCGTGATCGGCCGCTGGATGGGCAAGCCGAATGCCATGGGCGGCGGAGATGTGAAGTTGATGGCGTGGATCGGGCTGGCCGGGGGATTGCAGATGATCTTGCTCTGCATCTTCTTATCTTCGCTGATTGGATTCTTGGTTGGCGTTATTTTACTTTGGTCCCGCAAGCTGGCGTCGACCGCGATCCCTTTTGGACCGTTCATCGCGATTGGGGCATGTGTTTCCTTGATGCTGCATGAGACGATTTTTACTTGGTATCTAGGCCTGTTTATTTAA
- a CDS encoding helix-turn-helix transcriptional regulator, translating into MFNRTVNDRMLMGKYSVSDTELIQLHERSSLEGISKQAEGVRYRLQGGLLDSFLERNKNLIQLMIRKKSLYTNSFHFPYLIMLADHNGVVQYIDGDEESVNEADSRFNIGVGSSMGISSAGTNAISASIYLKRPTCLMGMHHYLKIFSSWVSICIPIYSSKDEPLTYLMFASGHKIPYLFLIPFLETLASYLQTEVRKYDLKEIEWLMEESIERSLGHYNLSNREKEVAKYWLMDLDYRQIADIVGISEHTVRVYVGKINSKLGVKSKASFILKVLIGI; encoded by the coding sequence ATGTTTAATCGAACGGTTAATGATCGAATGCTGATGGGTAAGTACAGTGTGTCTGACACGGAACTTATTCAACTGCATGAGCGATCAAGCCTGGAAGGGATCTCCAAACAGGCGGAAGGCGTGCGGTACCGGCTCCAGGGAGGACTTCTGGATAGTTTCCTGGAGCGGAACAAGAACCTGATCCAATTGATGATCAGGAAGAAGTCGCTTTACACGAATTCCTTCCATTTCCCTTACCTCATCATGCTGGCGGACCACAACGGCGTGGTTCAGTACATCGACGGGGATGAGGAATCGGTCAATGAGGCCGACAGCAGATTCAATATCGGCGTTGGCTCATCGATGGGGATCAGCAGTGCCGGTACGAACGCGATCTCGGCTTCGATCTACCTGAAGCGGCCTACTTGCCTGATGGGAATGCATCATTATCTTAAGATTTTCAGCAGCTGGGTAAGCATCTGTATCCCGATCTATTCTTCCAAGGATGAGCCGTTGACTTATCTGATGTTCGCAAGCGGGCATAAGATTCCCTACTTGTTCTTGATTCCTTTCCTTGAGACGCTGGCTTCTTACCTACAGACAGAAGTGCGGAAATATGATCTGAAAGAGATCGAGTGGCTGATGGAGGAATCCATCGAACGCAGCTTAGGTCACTACAACCTGAGCAACCGCGAGAAGGAAGTCGCCAAGTACTGGCTCATGGATCTCGACTATCGGCAGATCGCGGACATCGTCGGGATCAGCGAGCATACGGTGCGCGTCTATGTCGGGAAGATCAACAGCAAGTTAGGCGTTAAGTCGAAGGCCTCGTTTATCTTGAAGGTACTTATAGGTATATAA
- a CDS encoding YheC/YheD family protein: protein MRMIASKWKKFDVLRRHRGVARHIPYMRPFSESALREMLQRFRFVVAKPYVGTGGGGVIKIARTGDGRYLTHYRFQEIMHPSWGSLLRYINRIRRRRQYMIQQGIDLATVNGRRVDYRVKIVKRPSGHWHITAFVARLARPGLFVTNLAQGGELMSGRRALKSAFPKLAADKRLTMTGVARTCTKLLEQRYPGIGQLGYDFGIDKRGTVWILEVNTRPH from the coding sequence ATGCGTATGATCGCCAGCAAGTGGAAAAAATTCGATGTGCTTAGAAGACATCGCGGTGTGGCCAGACATATCCCGTACATGCGGCCTTTCAGCGAATCGGCGTTACGCGAGATGCTGCAACGATTTCGCTTCGTCGTAGCCAAGCCATACGTGGGAACCGGCGGGGGAGGCGTCATCAAGATCGCTCGAACCGGGGACGGCAGGTACTTGACTCATTATCGATTCCAAGAGATCATGCATCCATCCTGGGGCAGCTTGCTCCGCTATATCAACCGCATACGACGGAGGCGACAGTATATGATCCAGCAGGGGATTGATCTTGCTACTGTTAATGGACGCCGCGTCGATTATCGGGTGAAGATCGTCAAGCGGCCCTCGGGCCACTGGCATATCACGGCTTTCGTAGCGCGGCTGGCGCGGCCGGGGTTGTTCGTGACGAATCTTGCCCAAGGCGGAGAGTTGATGTCGGGGCGCAGGGCGCTGAAGTCAGCCTTCCCCAAGTTAGCGGCGGACAAAAGGCTGACGATGACCGGCGTCGCTCGCACTTGTACGAAACTCCTCGAACAGCGCTATCCCGGCATCGGACAACTGGGGTATGACTTCGGCATCGACAAACGGGGCACGGTGTGGATCTTGGAAGTGAATACCCGTCCGCATTAA
- a CDS encoding CAP-associated domain-containing protein yields the protein MRRWSRFWAMIALCAILLQLPLSIQAAEQMRASGFPDLSPKHWAYETITWAAGRGILSGLPNGHAAPDRLVTQAELTAMLIRAFIPGTDYDKEYKRLRVPAGSAWDQRDYLFAEKMNWAVKADRRTQTVNRGEAAELLVSVMGLNCTKHGAIQYLLDEGLARGKTSASLAGFRAGDPLSRAEAVTFIYRLVQAGVEAAPRPLTASAACTISSQELKDIAVSGVMMHDSEQTVLDRLGQPNLKVISQYGFEWYIYNDDYEHYVQVGIQSGKVVGLLTNARNWQTPQGIGPDSTYQDVVKAYGEPLEYILKGNTRYMQAADHDEQSVYQQKDYYLTFYYDKHEDHRILAVQLIDRRVEEQLRGFYGQASDELTKSFERQVFELANVSRVMHGLEPFTWDDRAASAARKHSKNMAVQAFFSHTDLAGRSPFDRMKSEGILYSTAAENIAYGQRDALEVHAGWMNSKSGHRESLLGSYERLGVGVYLASDGTPYYTQNFYTPRTVLGLNR from the coding sequence ATGCGCCGATGGAGTAGATTCTGGGCGATGATCGCGCTGTGTGCGATCCTGCTGCAGCTTCCCCTGTCGATCCAAGCTGCAGAGCAAATGAGAGCCTCTGGATTCCCCGATTTATCTCCTAAACATTGGGCCTATGAGACGATCACTTGGGCTGCGGGACGCGGGATCCTCAGCGGTCTGCCGAATGGACACGCTGCCCCGGACCGCTTAGTGACGCAAGCGGAGCTCACCGCGATGCTCATACGGGCCTTCATACCGGGTACCGACTATGACAAGGAGTACAAGAGGCTGCGAGTACCTGCCGGGTCCGCATGGGATCAACGGGATTATCTGTTTGCTGAGAAGATGAATTGGGCAGTGAAGGCAGACCGCCGCACACAGACGGTGAATCGCGGCGAGGCTGCGGAACTCCTCGTCAGCGTGATGGGGCTGAATTGTACGAAGCATGGAGCGATCCAATACCTGTTAGATGAAGGGCTGGCCCGCGGCAAGACATCGGCGTCTCTTGCAGGGTTTCGAGCCGGCGATCCGCTCAGCCGTGCCGAAGCGGTGACCTTCATCTATCGACTCGTTCAGGCGGGCGTCGAGGCGGCACCGCGTCCATTGACGGCTTCTGCTGCGTGTACCATCAGCAGTCAGGAGTTAAAGGATATCGCCGTGAGCGGGGTCATGATGCATGATTCAGAACAAACGGTGCTTGATCGGCTTGGCCAACCTAATCTGAAAGTGATCAGCCAATACGGCTTTGAATGGTATATATACAACGATGACTATGAGCATTACGTGCAAGTCGGCATACAAAGCGGCAAAGTGGTAGGTCTCTTGACAAACGCACGGAATTGGCAAACACCGCAGGGCATCGGTCCTGATTCAACCTATCAGGATGTCGTAAAGGCGTACGGGGAGCCGCTGGAGTACATCCTGAAGGGCAATACGCGGTATATGCAGGCGGCGGATCATGATGAACAGTCAGTCTATCAGCAGAAGGACTACTATCTTACTTTTTATTATGATAAGCATGAAGATCATCGGATCCTGGCAGTTCAGCTCATCGATCGACGTGTTGAAGAGCAGCTGAGGGGATTCTATGGTCAAGCCAGCGATGAGTTAACCAAGAGTTTCGAACGGCAGGTCTTCGAGCTGGCCAATGTCAGCAGGGTGATGCATGGTCTTGAACCTTTCACTTGGGATGACAGGGCTGCGTCTGCCGCTCGCAAGCACAGCAAGAACATGGCTGTGCAAGCCTTTTTCAGTCATACGGATTTAGCGGGACGATCCCCTTTTGACCGTATGAAGAGTGAAGGAATCCTCTACAGTACGGCTGCAGAGAATATCGCCTACGGGCAGCGGGATGCTCTGGAGGTTCATGCCGGCTGGATGAATTCGAAGAGCGGTCATCGGGAGAGCCTGCTCGGTTCCTATGAGAGACTTGGAGTTGGTGTCTATCTAGCCAGCGACGGCACACCATACTACACACAGAACTTCTATACACCGCGTACGGTACTTGGCCTTAACCGATAG
- a CDS encoding cation diffusion facilitator family transporter, with translation METQERSRVGERAVWLSISAYILMAAVKIAIAYVYHSNALLADGFNNSTDVLASAAILIGLRIARKPPDEDHRYGHSRAETVASLVASFIIALVGLQVIISTIGEIADHRSIEVPDMVTAWTALGCGILIYVVYLYNLRIAKRTNSLAVRAAAMDNRSDAWVSFGAFIGISGSQFGLPWLDPFTALIVGLLICKTAWEIFRDSSHDLTDGFDEQLLERYRETIRSTPGVRSIKNVRARMYGNQIFVDATIYLADEDMNVRESHLITEEIEMRMNQEHGVAETHIHIEPRS, from the coding sequence GTGGAGACCCAAGAACGAAGCAGAGTTGGTGAACGTGCGGTCTGGCTGAGCATATCAGCCTATATTCTAATGGCGGCGGTGAAGATCGCCATCGCTTATGTCTATCATTCCAATGCCCTTCTTGCCGATGGATTTAACAATTCCACGGATGTGCTCGCCTCTGCCGCGATCCTCATCGGACTGCGCATCGCTCGCAAGCCGCCGGATGAAGATCACAGGTACGGGCATTCCCGCGCAGAGACCGTGGCTTCGTTGGTAGCTTCTTTTATCATTGCCCTGGTGGGCTTGCAGGTCATCATCAGCACGATCGGTGAGATCGCCGATCACCGCTCGATTGAAGTGCCGGATATGGTAACGGCTTGGACGGCGCTGGGTTGCGGCATCTTAATCTATGTGGTTTATCTATATAATCTGCGGATAGCGAAGCGAACGAACAGCCTGGCGGTGCGGGCAGCTGCAATGGACAACCGGTCCGATGCCTGGGTGAGCTTCGGCGCCTTCATCGGCATCTCCGGATCGCAGTTCGGCCTGCCTTGGCTCGATCCCTTCACGGCATTGATCGTCGGCCTGCTCATCTGCAAGACCGCTTGGGAGATCTTTCGCGACAGTTCCCACGATTTGACCGACGGTTTCGACGAGCAGCTGCTGGAGCGATACCGGGAGACGATCAGAAGCACGCCGGGGGTTCGTTCGATTAAGAATGTCCGGGCGCGGATGTACGGGAACCAGATCTTCGTCGACGCGACGATCTATCTGGCGGATGAGGACATGAATGTTAGGGAGAGCCATCTCATCACGGAGGAGATCGAGATGCGCATGAATCAAGAACACGGCGTCGCCGAGACCCATATTCATATCGAACCTCGCAGCTGA